In Polynucleobacter sp. TUM22923, one genomic interval encodes:
- the rnhA gene encoding ribonuclease HI: MPNSSNFPHIVIYTDGACKGNPGPGGWGAVLRSGDHEKHIHGGTKHTTNNRMEISAVIHALKALKQRSSVELWTDSQYVQKGVTEWLEGWKKRGWKTASKAPVKNGDLWQELDALLPDHEISWHWVRGHDGHPGNELADLLANRGVEEFLV, from the coding sequence ATGCCCAATTCCTCTAACTTTCCCCATATCGTGATTTACACCGATGGCGCCTGCAAAGGCAATCCTGGGCCTGGTGGCTGGGGGGCAGTTTTGCGCTCTGGCGACCATGAAAAGCACATTCACGGCGGCACAAAGCACACCACCAACAATCGTATGGAGATTAGCGCTGTGATTCATGCGCTCAAAGCCCTCAAACAGAGAAGCTCCGTAGAGCTCTGGACCGACTCCCAGTATGTGCAAAAAGGAGTTACAGAATGGCTTGAAGGATGGAAAAAAAGGGGTTGGAAGACTGCTAGTAAGGCTCCCGTTAAAAACGGTGATTTATGGCAAGAATTAGATGCCCTACTGCCGGATCACGAGATTTCTTGGCACTGGGTACGCGGTCATGATGGCCACCCTGGAAATGAGCTCGCAGATCTACTAGCAAACCGGGGTGTAGAGGAATTTCTCGTTTGA
- a CDS encoding class I SAM-dependent methyltransferase, with product MIPTPQTPYQKPAPPWSSWEKWLQSPPGRYVLAWEQACVDRIVADVFGFHAVQIGLPQMNTLAENRMPLQAFLLDAKDGQQQIDGFHGHQIEGSANELPFASESIDLLVLPHALEFAVDPHQILREAERVLRPEGRLLISGFNPASLWGARQYLSRLVGSPYLPRDGQFISLIRIKDWLQLLNFSLDRGHFGCYKFPLSSEPGMARMDFLEPMGNRWWPIFGAVFLVSAIKRQPGIRLIGRVQNKRIPVLGQLSPVSETRQNLKTPKTK from the coding sequence ATGATACCAACCCCACAAACCCCCTATCAGAAGCCTGCACCACCCTGGAGTTCATGGGAAAAGTGGCTACAGTCTCCGCCCGGCAGATATGTGCTTGCTTGGGAGCAGGCGTGCGTTGATCGCATTGTGGCTGATGTCTTTGGATTTCATGCGGTACAGATCGGCTTACCCCAAATGAATACCTTGGCAGAGAACCGAATGCCGCTCCAAGCTTTTCTACTTGATGCAAAAGACGGTCAACAGCAGATCGATGGCTTTCATGGCCACCAAATCGAAGGGAGCGCCAATGAACTTCCCTTCGCCTCTGAAAGCATTGATTTATTAGTATTACCCCATGCACTAGAGTTTGCAGTCGATCCCCATCAAATCTTGCGTGAGGCAGAGCGCGTCTTGCGTCCAGAAGGTCGATTGCTTATTTCTGGATTTAATCCAGCCAGCCTTTGGGGCGCACGCCAGTATCTTAGCCGCTTAGTTGGCTCACCCTACCTGCCCCGAGATGGGCAATTTATTAGCCTGATTCGAATTAAAGACTGGTTACAGTTGCTCAACTTTTCGCTGGATCGAGGCCATTTTGGGTGCTACAAGTTCCCGCTCAGTAGTGAGCCTGGCATGGCTAGAATGGATTTTTTAGAGCCCATGGGTAACCGATGGTGGCCTATTTTTGGTGCCGTGTTTCTGGTTTCTGCCATTAAGCGCCAACCTGGAATCAGGCTGATTGGTCGCGTCCAGAACAAACGTATTCCGGTGCTCGGGCAACTCAGTCCAGTATCAGAGACCCGCCAAAACCTCAAAACCCCTAAGACCAAGTGA
- the gloB gene encoding hydroxyacylglutathione hydrolase — MVKNTLMQVWPIPAFDDNYLWCIHDGQSALIVDPGDATPVLQYLSDHKLTLTGILITHHHADHTGGILALLDALGSHIPVYGPAHIDIPGRTQAMMEGDQLSITAPSIHFKVFEVPGHTLTHIAYFANMQANLEEPMLFCGDTLFASGCGRLFEGTPTQMSQSLAKFSVLPKNTLVYCTHEYTLFNIRFALAVEPNNANLINWADTASKLREQQLPTLPTTIGQELQVNPFMRCDQAEVIDSALRISGEKSLPSPAHVLAVIRAWKDRF; from the coding sequence ATGGTGAAGAATACTTTAATGCAGGTTTGGCCGATACCGGCTTTTGATGACAATTACCTCTGGTGCATCCATGACGGCCAGTCTGCACTGATTGTGGATCCAGGCGATGCCACCCCGGTGTTGCAGTATTTGTCCGACCACAAGCTGACCTTGACGGGCATCTTAATTACCCACCACCATGCGGACCACACCGGAGGCATATTAGCCTTACTGGATGCCTTAGGCTCCCATATTCCGGTATACGGACCGGCGCATATTGATATTCCCGGTCGCACTCAGGCCATGATGGAGGGTGACCAATTAAGCATCACAGCTCCCAGCATCCACTTTAAGGTTTTTGAGGTGCCAGGTCATACTTTGACCCATATCGCTTACTTTGCGAACATGCAGGCTAATTTAGAAGAGCCCATGCTGTTTTGCGGCGACACCTTATTTGCCTCAGGTTGCGGCCGACTGTTTGAAGGTACGCCCACACAAATGAGTCAATCTTTAGCAAAGTTTAGCGTCTTGCCAAAAAATACTTTGGTGTACTGCACCCATGAATACACCTTGTTCAATATTCGTTTTGCCTTAGCTGTAGAGCCTAACAATGCCAACCTGATCAACTGGGCTGACACTGCGAGCAAACTTCGTGAGCAACAGCTACCCACCTTGCCAACGACGATTGGACAAGAGTTGCAAGTTAATCCATTCATGCGCTGTGATCAAGCGGAGGTCATAGACTCTGCGTTACGCATCTCGGGAGAAAAATCTTTGCCATCACCAGCTCACGTTTTAGCAGTGATTCGAGCTTGGAAGGATCGATTTTGA
- a CDS encoding transglycosylase SLT domain-containing protein: MLWRSAAVLLIALLSGCASTGDWSSDTSTRADPRAAKAKRVNLKNQSVSDLYAPSSNLWIRIRDGFEMEPMNTPLEIEQVRWLAARPDYVNRSMTRSSRYLFYIVQEVNARNMPTEIALLPFVESAFVTHAKSSAKAMGLWQFMPATGKDFQLTQNLFRDERRDVLQSTDAALDYLQRLYKQFGSWELALAAYNWGAGNVAKAQKRNIAAGLPTDYLSLKMPNETRNYVPKLMAYRQIVLDPQAYGIVLPDLENHPYFVALDVGRDIDVALAIQLAEIPAEEFQSLNPSFNKPVILSNANQQILLPFGHAEIFQENLKRYTKPLSSWSAVKVTKTEGIDQAAKTLGVDVDTLREVNNIPKGMRIRSGSIVLVPKGSHRDGDISVAMAENASLNLDKSAPPTAKKCAKGAKCAAAQAKNSATKGNSPPKNAATQHKSVSTGLAKSAKNSTSATSIPAAKTASSKGASKIQ, from the coding sequence ATGTTGTGGCGATCTGCTGCAGTATTGCTAATCGCATTGCTATCTGGCTGCGCTAGTACTGGGGATTGGTCATCTGACACTTCTACCCGAGCTGATCCGCGCGCTGCTAAAGCTAAGCGAGTGAACTTAAAGAATCAGTCTGTTAGCGATTTATACGCGCCTTCAAGTAACTTATGGATTCGGATTCGGGATGGCTTTGAGATGGAGCCAATGAATACGCCGCTAGAGATTGAGCAAGTCCGTTGGCTGGCCGCACGCCCCGATTACGTCAATCGCTCGATGACCCGTTCCTCTCGTTATCTTTTTTATATTGTGCAAGAAGTGAATGCACGCAATATGCCTACCGAGATTGCTTTACTGCCCTTTGTGGAAAGTGCTTTTGTTACCCATGCTAAATCAAGTGCCAAGGCAATGGGTCTATGGCAATTTATGCCCGCCACTGGCAAAGATTTTCAGTTAACGCAAAATCTTTTTAGGGATGAACGTCGAGATGTACTGCAGTCGACGGATGCTGCTTTAGATTATTTGCAGCGGCTGTACAAACAGTTTGGTAGTTGGGAGCTAGCCTTGGCAGCCTATAACTGGGGTGCGGGTAATGTTGCCAAAGCTCAAAAGCGTAATATCGCGGCGGGTTTGCCAACGGATTATTTGAGCTTAAAAATGCCGAACGAAACGCGCAACTATGTGCCCAAGCTAATGGCGTATCGCCAGATCGTTTTAGATCCTCAGGCGTATGGCATAGTTTTACCTGATCTTGAAAACCATCCTTATTTTGTTGCTTTAGATGTGGGAAGGGATATTGATGTTGCGCTGGCTATTCAGTTGGCTGAGATTCCTGCTGAGGAATTTCAAAGTCTTAATCCGTCTTTTAATAAGCCAGTAATTCTGAGTAATGCAAATCAGCAAATTTTGCTGCCTTTCGGGCACGCAGAAATCTTTCAGGAAAATCTCAAGCGATATACAAAACCTCTGTCATCTTGGTCCGCAGTAAAGGTCACCAAGACCGAAGGGATTGATCAGGCTGCTAAAACTTTGGGTGTGGATGTCGACACTCTAAGAGAGGTCAACAATATCCCCAAGGGGATGCGCATTCGATCGGGATCCATTGTTCTTGTGCCCAAGGGTAGTCATCGGGATGGGGATATATCAGTGGCTATGGCTGAAAATGCCAGTTTGAATTTGGATAAGTCGGCCCCTCCGACTGCTAAGAAGTGCGCAAAGGGAGCGAAATGTGCTGCGGCGCAAGCAAAAAATAGCGCAACTAAGGGTAATTCCCCTCCTAAAAATGCTGCAACTCAGCATAAGTCCGTATCGACAGGTCTTGCAAAATCTGCGAAAAATAGTACTTCAGCTACTTCTATTCCTGCGGCAAAGACTGCTAGCAGTAAGGGAGCCAGCAAAATTCAGTGA
- a CDS encoding propionate--CoA ligase — protein MSYKSEHERSIQDPDSFWGEQAKRIHWEKPFKQVLDYSNPPFAKWFEGGLTNICFNAVDRHLADRADQIALVAVSTETNQEKTYTFKELYEEVNRMAAIYQANGVKKGDRVLIYMPMVAEACFAMLACVRIGAIHSVVFGGFASHSLASRIDDAQPKMIVTTEAGARGGKAVPYKPLLDEAINLATCKPEKVLIVNRGLIEFTTVAGRDLDYATERQKHFHDLVPIEWVDATHTSYILYTSGTTGKPKGVQRDTGGYAVALASSMDHIFCAKPGETFFCTSDIGWVVGHGYIIYGPLIHGMATIMYEGTPLRPDAGIWWELVEKYKVSVMFSAPTAARVLKKQDPAFLTKYDLSSLRALFLAGEPLDEPTATWIHGAINKPIVDNYWQTETGWPTLAIQRGVEVMPHKFGSPGLPSFGFNMKLLDDASTEELGPNKKGVIVIEGPLPPGCMQTVWGDDKRFISTYWKTIPGKTVYSTFDWGIKDDDGYFFILGRTDDVINVAGHRLGTREIEESISGHANVSEVAVVGIEDKLKGQAAIAFVIPKDASNTATLEAECMKTVDSTLGAIARPGRVYIVTALPKTRSGKIVRRALQAVAEGRDPGDISTMEDQTVLAQIRSIIEQRPQT, from the coding sequence ATGTCCTACAAATCAGAACACGAACGCTCCATTCAAGACCCAGATAGTTTTTGGGGGGAGCAGGCAAAACGCATTCATTGGGAAAAGCCTTTTAAACAAGTTCTGGATTATTCAAACCCACCGTTTGCAAAATGGTTTGAAGGCGGGCTAACCAATATTTGTTTTAATGCTGTAGATCGCCATTTGGCGGATCGCGCTGATCAAATCGCCTTAGTTGCGGTCTCTACCGAAACCAATCAAGAAAAGACTTACACATTTAAAGAGCTTTACGAGGAAGTGAATCGTATGGCCGCCATCTACCAGGCTAATGGCGTAAAGAAGGGCGATCGCGTTTTGATTTATATGCCTATGGTTGCAGAAGCGTGTTTTGCAATGTTGGCTTGCGTCAGAATTGGCGCCATTCATTCAGTAGTTTTCGGGGGTTTCGCCTCTCATAGTTTGGCCTCACGTATTGATGATGCCCAACCTAAAATGATTGTGACAACTGAGGCGGGCGCGCGAGGCGGCAAGGCGGTTCCTTATAAGCCCCTGCTAGATGAAGCGATCAACTTGGCTACCTGCAAGCCTGAAAAAGTGTTGATTGTGAATCGCGGCCTGATTGAGTTCACCACAGTAGCTGGTCGTGATTTAGATTATGCGACTGAGCGTCAAAAGCACTTTCATGATTTGGTACCCATTGAGTGGGTTGATGCAACGCATACGAGTTATATTTTGTATACCTCTGGTACCACTGGTAAGCCTAAGGGTGTTCAGCGCGACACTGGCGGATATGCAGTAGCGCTTGCTTCAAGTATGGATCATATTTTCTGCGCTAAACCAGGCGAAACTTTCTTTTGTACTTCGGATATTGGCTGGGTCGTCGGCCATGGTTACATTATTTATGGGCCACTAATTCACGGTATGGCTACCATCATGTATGAAGGTACGCCTTTACGTCCTGATGCTGGAATCTGGTGGGAGTTAGTAGAAAAGTACAAGGTGTCGGTGATGTTCTCTGCGCCGACAGCAGCGCGAGTTCTGAAGAAGCAAGACCCTGCATTTTTGACCAAATACGACCTCTCGAGTTTGCGGGCTCTGTTCTTGGCTGGAGAGCCTTTAGACGAGCCTACGGCAACCTGGATTCATGGAGCCATTAATAAACCCATCGTGGATAACTACTGGCAGACCGAAACGGGTTGGCCCACTCTGGCCATCCAGCGAGGTGTAGAGGTCATGCCACATAAGTTCGGATCACCAGGCCTTCCCTCTTTTGGCTTCAATATGAAACTGTTAGATGATGCGAGTACTGAGGAGTTGGGCCCGAATAAGAAGGGGGTCATTGTGATTGAGGGTCCCTTACCCCCTGGATGTATGCAGACAGTGTGGGGTGATGACAAGCGCTTTATAAGTACTTATTGGAAGACCATCCCCGGTAAGACTGTTTATTCCACCTTTGACTGGGGTATCAAAGACGATGATGGTTACTTTTTCATCTTAGGCCGTACGGATGACGTCATTAACGTCGCCGGCCATCGTTTAGGCACTCGTGAGATTGAAGAGAGTATCTCTGGGCACGCTAATGTTTCAGAGGTGGCGGTTGTTGGTATTGAGGATAAACTGAAAGGGCAGGCAGCAATTGCTTTTGTTATTCCAAAGGATGCCTCTAATACTGCCACCCTGGAAGCTGAGTGCATGAAGACGGTTGACAGCACTTTGGGCGCTATTGCTCGTCCTGGCCGCGTTTATATCGTGACTGCTTTGCCAAAGACCCGTTCAGGGAAGATTGTGCGCAGAGCACTTCAGGCTGTAGCAGAAGGTCGCGATCCAGGAGACATCAGCACCATGGAAGACCAAACTGTCTTAGCTCAAATTAGAAGCATCATTGAGCAAAGGCCCCAAACTTAG
- the carA gene encoding glutamine-hydrolyzing carbamoyl-phosphate synthase small subunit produces MLPSFPPAVLALADGSLFPGLSIGAPGETTGEVVFNTALTGYQEIITDPSYAQQIVTLTYPHIGNVGVNGQDAESDHIHAAGLVIKDLSKRVSNFRSEESLDVYLAKAGVVGISGIDTRKLTRILRDKGAQSGAIVAGNMGDDMQALSTKALALAKAFPGMSGLDLAKVVSTKKPYQWREAEWNLHGPDDKPAFGNLDQSKPIKKVVAYDFGVKRNILRMLTERGCELTVVPAQTSAAEVLAMNPDGVFFSNGPGDPGPCDYAIAAAKEIIERGIPTFGICLGHQIMGLAAGAKTLKMKFGHHGANHPVKDLDTGRVAITSQNHGFAVDAHSLPDNIRVTHVSLFDGSLQGLAWKDKPALCFQGHPEASPGPHDIAYLFDRFVELMNSVQVSNKGGK; encoded by the coding sequence TTGCTTCCTTCTTTTCCCCCCGCCGTATTGGCTTTAGCCGATGGCTCCTTATTTCCTGGTCTCAGTATCGGCGCCCCTGGCGAAACGACTGGCGAAGTGGTATTCAATACTGCTTTGACAGGCTATCAAGAGATCATTACCGATCCTAGCTATGCACAGCAAATCGTTACATTGACCTATCCCCATATCGGGAATGTTGGTGTTAATGGTCAGGATGCCGAATCAGATCACATTCATGCAGCGGGTTTAGTTATCAAGGACCTCTCTAAGCGTGTCTCGAATTTTCGCTCTGAGGAAAGTTTGGATGTTTATCTCGCTAAAGCAGGTGTTGTCGGCATCTCCGGCATTGACACCCGTAAACTCACCAGAATTCTGCGTGACAAAGGGGCCCAGTCAGGCGCTATTGTTGCCGGCAACATGGGCGATGACATGCAAGCACTCAGCACAAAGGCGCTTGCATTAGCAAAAGCGTTTCCAGGGATGTCTGGATTAGATTTGGCTAAAGTGGTTAGTACCAAAAAGCCGTATCAGTGGCGTGAAGCAGAGTGGAATTTGCATGGTCCTGATGACAAGCCTGCCTTTGGCAACTTGGATCAAAGCAAGCCGATTAAAAAGGTAGTTGCTTACGACTTTGGTGTGAAGCGCAATATTTTGCGTATGCTGACCGAGCGTGGTTGTGAACTTACCGTGGTACCTGCGCAAACTAGCGCGGCAGAGGTATTGGCAATGAACCCTGACGGCGTTTTCTTCTCCAATGGCCCTGGCGATCCCGGCCCATGTGATTACGCTATTGCTGCTGCAAAAGAAATCATTGAAAGAGGCATTCCAACTTTCGGTATCTGCTTGGGCCACCAAATTATGGGCTTGGCCGCTGGCGCTAAAACGCTGAAGATGAAATTTGGCCACCACGGCGCCAACCATCCAGTGAAAGATCTCGATACGGGGCGCGTTGCCATCACTTCTCAAAACCATGGCTTCGCTGTAGATGCCCATTCTTTGCCAGACAATATTCGGGTTACGCACGTTTCTTTATTTGATGGGTCATTACAAGGCCTCGCTTGGAAAGATAAGCCAGCTTTGTGTTTTCAGGGTCATCCAGAAGCATCGCCTGGGCCTCACGATATTGCCTATTTGTTTGATCGTTTTGTGGAGCTAATGAATAGCGTGCAAGTTAGTAATAAAGGGGGCAAATAA
- the carB gene encoding carbamoyl-phosphate synthase large subunit: MPKRSDIKSILIIGAGPIVIGQACEFDYSGAQACKALRDEGYKVILVNSNPATIMTDPEMADVTYIEPITWEVVERIIAAEKPDAILPTMGGQTALNCALDLHRHGILEKYGCELIGASPEAIDKAEDRQKFKDAMTKIGLGSAKSGIAHSMDEAHEVQQRIQKETDSLGFPVVIRPSFTMGGSGGGIAYNREEFEEICKRGLDLSPTGELLIEESLLGWKEFEMEVVRDRADNCIIVCSIENLDPMGVHTGDSITVAPAQTLTDKEYQILRNASIAVLREIGVDTGGSNVQFSINPEDGRMIVIEMNPRVSRSSALASKATGFPIAKIAAKLAVGYTLDELKNDITGGATPASFEPSIDYVVTKIPRFAFEKFPQADSRLTTQMKSVGEVMAIGRTFQESFQKALRGLEVGVDGLDEFSTDLDDIIREIGEPGPDRIWYLADAFRMGMGLDEIYAETKVDPWFLEQIEELITMEAELKLRKIDSLSALELRFIKQKGFSDRRLGKLLGVDASSVRAARHRLKVVPIYKRVDTCAAEFSTNTAYLYSTYEAEHGECESQPSSKDKIMVLGGGPNRIGQGIEFDYCCVHAALALRDDGYETIMVNCNPETVSTDYDTSDRLYFEPLTLEDVLEIVAIEKPKGVIVQYGGQTPLKLALDLEANGVPIIGTSPDMIDAAEDRERFQKLLHELNLRQPPNRTARAEDEALKLAEEIGYPLVVRPSYVLGGRAMEIVHDGRDLERYMREAVKVSHDSPVLLDRFLNDAIECDVDCISDGQRVFIGGVMEHIEQAGVHSGDSACSLPPYSLSDETVAEIKRQTAAMAKGLNVIGLMNVQFAIQNVGGKDVIYVLEVNPRASRTVPFVSKVTGLQLAKIAARCMVGQTLDQQGIKEEVKPPYFSVKEAVFPFNKFPGIDPILGPEMRSTGEVMGVGKTFGEALFKSQLGAGIKLPKSGTVVLTVKDSDKPKAVEVAKLLHQLGFPMVATKGTAAAIEAAGLPVRVVNKVKDGRPHIVDLIKNGEISLVFTTVDETRTAIADSRSIRTTAQANNVTYYTTISAARAVMDGLLASQNGSKESLEVYALQTLHKTLSHLS, translated from the coding sequence ATGCCTAAGCGTAGCGATATTAAAAGCATCTTAATTATTGGTGCCGGTCCGATTGTGATTGGTCAGGCTTGTGAGTTTGACTATTCAGGTGCGCAAGCTTGCAAAGCATTGCGTGATGAGGGTTACAAAGTCATTCTGGTAAATAGCAATCCTGCAACCATCATGACCGATCCGGAAATGGCGGATGTTACCTACATCGAACCCATTACCTGGGAAGTGGTTGAGCGCATCATTGCTGCTGAAAAACCAGATGCAATTTTGCCAACAATGGGTGGGCAAACTGCTCTGAACTGCGCACTGGACTTGCATCGCCATGGCATTCTTGAGAAATATGGCTGTGAGTTAATTGGTGCTTCACCAGAGGCAATTGATAAGGCGGAAGATCGTCAGAAATTTAAAGATGCGATGACCAAAATTGGTCTAGGGTCTGCTAAGTCTGGGATTGCCCATTCAATGGATGAGGCGCACGAAGTGCAGCAACGCATTCAGAAAGAGACTGATAGTTTAGGTTTCCCAGTGGTGATTCGTCCTTCATTTACGATGGGTGGATCTGGTGGTGGCATTGCCTACAATCGCGAAGAGTTCGAAGAGATTTGTAAGCGTGGCTTAGATTTATCTCCAACAGGTGAGCTCTTAATTGAAGAGTCGCTATTGGGATGGAAAGAATTCGAAATGGAAGTCGTGCGCGACCGTGCCGATAACTGCATCATCGTTTGCTCTATTGAGAACTTAGATCCAATGGGTGTGCATACCGGTGATTCCATTACCGTTGCGCCAGCACAGACCTTGACGGATAAAGAGTATCAAATTTTGCGTAACGCCTCAATTGCTGTGTTGCGCGAAATAGGGGTGGATACCGGGGGCTCTAACGTACAGTTTTCTATAAACCCAGAAGATGGACGCATGATCGTCATTGAGATGAATCCGCGGGTATCCCGTTCATCTGCTTTAGCGTCTAAGGCAACAGGTTTTCCGATTGCGAAGATTGCCGCTAAGCTGGCGGTGGGTTATACCTTGGACGAGCTCAAGAACGACATTACTGGCGGTGCAACTCCCGCTTCTTTTGAGCCATCCATTGACTATGTTGTTACAAAGATTCCTCGCTTTGCATTTGAAAAATTCCCGCAAGCGGACTCTCGTCTTACAACGCAGATGAAATCTGTTGGCGAGGTGATGGCGATCGGCCGTACCTTCCAAGAGTCCTTCCAAAAAGCCTTGCGTGGTTTAGAAGTGGGTGTGGATGGTTTGGATGAGTTTTCAACTGACCTAGACGATATTATTCGAGAAATCGGAGAACCAGGTCCGGACCGCATATGGTACTTAGCAGATGCTTTCCGTATGGGTATGGGCCTAGACGAAATTTACGCTGAGACGAAAGTAGATCCTTGGTTCTTAGAGCAAATTGAAGAGCTGATCACGATGGAGGCAGAGCTTAAGCTTCGTAAGATCGATAGCTTATCCGCTTTAGAGCTGCGCTTCATCAAGCAAAAAGGATTCTCTGATCGTCGCCTAGGCAAATTGTTAGGAGTCGACGCCTCATCGGTTCGGGCAGCGCGACACCGCTTAAAGGTGGTGCCGATTTATAAGCGGGTTGATACCTGTGCTGCAGAATTCTCAACCAATACTGCTTATTTATATTCAACTTATGAAGCTGAGCATGGCGAGTGTGAATCCCAGCCATCCAGCAAAGATAAGATTATGGTTTTGGGTGGTGGACCTAATCGAATCGGGCAGGGTATTGAGTTTGATTATTGCTGTGTTCACGCGGCGCTAGCACTGCGCGATGATGGTTACGAAACGATCATGGTCAACTGCAATCCAGAAACAGTTTCTACTGATTACGATACCTCGGATCGTCTCTACTTTGAGCCCCTGACTTTGGAAGATGTACTAGAGATTGTTGCTATTGAAAAGCCCAAAGGTGTGATCGTGCAGTATGGTGGTCAAACGCCTTTGAAGCTTGCTCTTGATCTCGAGGCTAATGGTGTGCCGATTATTGGTACCTCTCCAGATATGATTGATGCTGCTGAGGACCGTGAGCGTTTTCAAAAGCTGTTGCATGAGTTGAACTTGCGCCAGCCACCAAATCGAACCGCTCGCGCTGAGGATGAGGCGCTTAAGCTTGCTGAGGAAATTGGTTATCCATTAGTTGTTCGTCCGTCCTATGTACTAGGCGGCCGTGCAATGGAAATCGTGCATGATGGAAGAGACCTCGAGCGTTATATGCGTGAGGCAGTCAAAGTCTCTCACGATTCTCCAGTGCTTTTAGATCGCTTTTTAAATGATGCGATTGAGTGCGATGTTGACTGCATTAGTGACGGTCAACGCGTCTTTATTGGTGGCGTGATGGAGCATATAGAGCAGGCTGGTGTGCACTCTGGTGATTCAGCATGTTCCTTGCCACCCTATTCTTTATCAGATGAAACGGTTGCAGAGATTAAGCGTCAAACTGCGGCGATGGCAAAAGGCCTTAATGTCATTGGTCTGATGAACGTACAGTTTGCGATTCAGAATGTAGGCGGCAAAGATGTCATCTATGTACTTGAAGTCAATCCCCGCGCCTCTCGAACTGTGCCATTTGTATCTAAGGTAACCGGTTTACAGCTAGCCAAAATAGCGGCGCGTTGTATGGTTGGCCAGACTCTGGACCAGCAAGGTATTAAGGAAGAGGTCAAGCCACCTTACTTCTCTGTCAAGGAAGCGGTATTTCCGTTTAATAAGTTCCCTGGTATTGATCCGATTCTGGGGCCTGAGATGCGCTCTACAGGTGAAGTGATGGGCGTTGGTAAAACCTTTGGTGAGGCGCTATTTAAGTCGCAACTCGGTGCAGGAATTAAGTTACCCAAGAGCGGAACAGTGGTGCTGACAGTAAAGGATAGCGATAAGCCTAAAGCGGTTGAAGTTGCTAAGCTGTTACATCAATTGGGATTCCCGATGGTAGCTACGAAGGGCACCGCTGCTGCAATTGAGGCTGCTGGTTTACCGGTGCGCGTGGTGAACAAAGTAAAGGATGGTCGCCCCCATATTGTGGACTTGATCAAAAATGGTGAAATCTCATTGGTTTTTACAACAGTAGATGAAACACGTACTGCAATTGCGGATTCACGCTCCATTAGAACCACTGCTCAAGCGAATAATGTGACTTACTACACCACTATTAGTGCAGCTCGCGCTGTAATGGATGGGTTGTTAGCATCTCAAAACGGTAGCAAAGAGTCTTTAGAAGTGTATGCCCTGCAAACGCTGCACAAAACGCTTTCTCATTTAAGTTAG
- the greA gene encoding transcription elongation factor GreA: MNSIPITKHGAELLKEELQRLKHVERPAVIIAISEARAQGDLSENAEYDAAKEKQGFVEGRIQELEGKLSAAQVIDPASLDVNGRIVFGATVDLEDLEDGTKFTYQIVGDDEADIAFNKISISSPIARALISKEEGDVVAVQAPAGNRQVEILAVRYV; the protein is encoded by the coding sequence ATGAACTCCATCCCTATTACTAAACACGGCGCAGAACTTCTCAAAGAAGAGTTGCAGCGCTTAAAGCATGTTGAACGTCCAGCAGTGATTATTGCTATCTCTGAAGCGCGTGCGCAGGGCGATCTTTCTGAGAACGCTGAGTACGATGCCGCTAAAGAAAAGCAAGGATTTGTTGAGGGACGTATTCAGGAGCTTGAAGGAAAGCTCTCTGCTGCCCAGGTAATTGATCCAGCCTCTTTAGATGTTAATGGCCGTATCGTCTTTGGCGCCACTGTCGATCTTGAAGACTTAGAAGATGGCACGAAATTCACCTATCAAATCGTAGGCGATGACGAGGCTGATATTGCCTTTAATAAAATCTCTATCAGCTCTCCGATTGCGCGCGCTTTAATTAGCAAAGAAGAGGGTGATGTTGTAGCGGTTCAGGCGCCGGCAGGCAATCGTCAAGTCGAGATATTGGCTGTGCGCTACGTTTAA
- a CDS encoding DUF4149 domain-containing protein translates to MTALDRPHHLSAQRLFTLIAGLWVGSLITVGYLVAPAIFNTMTDRQVAGMVAGSIFKIEAYLSVTVCIGLMVLANLLVNRGLHQFRLIRWLLLVMLFCSIGAAFIFIPWMNTLRDNALAQGMPVMLSPSATLFGRLHGASSVLFMLQSMLGIFLVWKLTRTTASSTSHAGS, encoded by the coding sequence ATGACTGCCTTGGATAGACCGCATCACTTAAGCGCTCAGCGACTTTTTACTCTGATCGCAGGATTATGGGTAGGCAGCCTTATCACGGTAGGCTATCTTGTGGCACCAGCCATTTTTAATACGATGACCGATCGTCAAGTTGCCGGCATGGTTGCCGGTAGTATTTTTAAGATCGAAGCTTATCTTAGCGTCACCGTCTGCATTGGCCTGATGGTGTTAGCCAATTTATTAGTAAATCGTGGCCTTCATCAATTCAGACTTATTCGTTGGCTGTTATTAGTGATGTTGTTTTGTTCTATTGGCGCAGCTTTTATATTTATCCCTTGGATGAACACCCTCAGAGATAACGCGCTAGCGCAAGGGATGCCCGTGATGCTTTCTCCATCGGCCACCTTGTTTGGAAGGCTGCATGGTGCCTCGAGTGTTCTGTTTATGCTGCAGAGTATGTTGGGTATTTTTCTAGTATGGAAATTGACCCGCACGACTGCCTCAAGTACAAGCCACGCTGGATCTTAG